One segment of Capnocytophaga sp. oral taxon 878 DNA contains the following:
- a CDS encoding WG repeat-containing protein, which produces MMNTNKQEKYDEITDFHEGFACVRQGDKWGYINEKGALITPIKYDFVYDFFQGVAMVRIGAQYGLIDTSGKEITPIKYDLIDDNDFYNHRPAAALLNGKWGFINEKGEEVIPFIYEDTAYFYKDYVAVKKDGKWGFINRKGEQIIPFLYDDASYFTEGLALVKKGAKYGYINDKNETVIPFIYDDGALFENGKAWVQIGDKQFEITH; this is translated from the coding sequence ATGATGAATACAAATAAGCAAGAGAAATATGATGAAATAACCGATTTTCACGAGGGCTTTGCTTGTGTAAGGCAAGGTGACAAATGGGGCTACATCAATGAGAAGGGAGCTCTTATTACTCCTATAAAGTACGATTTTGTCTATGACTTCTTTCAAGGAGTGGCAATGGTGAGAATAGGTGCGCAATACGGATTGATAGATACCTCTGGCAAGGAGATTACTCCCATAAAATACGACCTTATAGATGACAATGACTTTTATAACCATCGCCCTGCTGCTGCCCTATTGAATGGCAAATGGGGCTTTATCAATGAGAAAGGAGAAGAGGTGATTCCGTTTATCTATGAAGATACTGCCTACTTTTATAAAGATTATGTAGCTGTAAAGAAAGACGGCAAATGGGGTTTTATCAACCGGAAAGGCGAACAAATCATACCTTTTTTGTACGATGATGCTTCTTATTTTACCGAGGGGCTTGCCTTGGTGAAGAAAGGCGCTAAATATGGCTATATCAATGATAAAAATGAGACTGTGATTCCATTTATCTACGATGATGGGGCTCTCTTTGAGAATGGTAAAGCGTGGGTGCAGATAGGGGATAAGCAATTTGAGATTACACATTAG
- a CDS encoding DUF6794 domain-containing protein yields the protein MKHLITFCMCIISFVAFGQKEKTDMKKEKPKNLTECIQMLDKNLKKEDKEYIKTLTEEEFFMESHFTIGMGIRNEWIRGGNPELVKFFLEKGVKHPDDMSAMILTSYYRQLLGKEIDFEGQISAHKKQLK from the coding sequence ATGAAGCATCTTATTACTTTTTGTATGTGTATCATTAGTTTTGTAGCTTTTGGACAAAAAGAAAAGACTGATATGAAAAAAGAAAAACCTAAAAACCTGACAGAATGTATCCAAATGCTGGATAAGAACCTCAAAAAGGAGGATAAGGAGTATATAAAGACGCTTACCGAAGAAGAATTCTTTATGGAAAGTCATTTTACGATAGGAATGGGCATTCGGAATGAGTGGATTAGGGGTGGAAATCCTGAACTTGTAAAGTTTTTTTTAGAGAAAGGTGTTAAACACCCCGATGATATGTCGGCTATGATACTTACAAGCTATTATCGTCAGCTCTTGGGAAAAGAAATAGACTTTGAAGGACAGATTTCGGCACATAAAAAGCAGTTAAAATGA
- a CDS encoding YdeI/OmpD-associated family protein, with protein sequence MIDITSLLSENVKKHFLTLPASHQKEWVNYINEAKKEETRLKRVLKMQLSFCEKYTLEGEPQVINLLEQIININSQEGNALAEAFISAIGNNHSGVYCVAYKWAIAFLVQLYQNSEPSSLRAIAIYGILNDLYYFEPIEKQGASVDNATIKEEIKQLLAPFADKN encoded by the coding sequence ATGATAGATATAACGTCTTTGTTAAGTGAAAATGTAAAAAAGCATTTCCTTACCTTGCCTGCTTCTCATCAAAAAGAGTGGGTAAACTATATTAATGAGGCTAAAAAGGAAGAAACACGCCTTAAAAGAGTGCTGAAAATGCAATTGTCGTTCTGTGAGAAGTATACATTGGAGGGAGAACCCCAAGTTATTAATCTGTTAGAGCAAATTATTAATATTAATTCGCAAGAAGGGAATGCTCTTGCAGAGGCTTTTATAAGTGCTATAGGTAATAACCATAGTGGCGTGTATTGTGTGGCATATAAGTGGGCAATTGCTTTTTTGGTGCAATTGTACCAAAACTCTGAACCTAGCAGTCTGCGTGCTATAGCTATATATGGGATTCTAAACGACCTTTACTACTTTGAGCCTATAGAAAAACAAGGTGCTAGTGTGGATAACGCAACCATAAAGGAAGAGATAAAACAACTGTTAGCGCCTTTTGCGGATAAGAATTAA
- a CDS encoding DUF4304 domain-containing protein has product MKTDTQIKFDRIVKEGFTLLLKPLSFKKKALNYYQRLAEVGHIINIQKSIYGDRDNIRFRINIGIFEPKFWLGYYDFKHTGQVPDYPTEPVCLIRKTINDLRGRKELWYEVDENTNEQELIKRVQEDIQQYILPFFKQYDSVEKIFYSANSIFPSFGALVFYGEHGYIEKAQTVYNELLKDVNPLAERTLKGYAKKYGLNI; this is encoded by the coding sequence ATGAAAACAGACACGCAAATTAAATTTGATAGGATTGTAAAAGAAGGTTTTACCCTTTTGCTCAAACCGCTTTCTTTTAAAAAGAAAGCCTTAAACTATTATCAAAGGCTTGCTGAGGTAGGGCATATCATCAATATACAGAAAAGCATTTATGGGGATAGAGATAACATTAGGTTTCGGATTAATATAGGGATTTTTGAACCTAAATTTTGGTTGGGCTATTATGATTTTAAACATACAGGACAAGTCCCTGATTACCCTACAGAACCTGTTTGTCTTATCCGTAAAACTATTAACGATTTACGAGGGAGAAAAGAGCTATGGTATGAAGTGGACGAAAATACCAATGAACAAGAGTTGATTAAGAGAGTACAGGAAGATATACAACAATATATTCTGCCTTTTTTTAAACAATATGATAGTGTAGAGAAGATTTTCTATTCGGCTAATTCAATTTTTCCTTCTTTTGGAGCGCTTGTGTTTTATGGGGAACACGGGTATATAGAGAAAGCCCAAACGGTATATAATGAACTTTTAAAAGATGTCAATCCTTTGGCTGAAAGAACTTTAAAGGGGTATGCTAAAAAATATGGCTTAAATATTTAG
- a CDS encoding DKNYY domain-containing protein yields MMKITKLEAKKPPFFDIDIRTVADIDKDPRFYMVDTQETPCYWTDGKRIYYRYSAIEKANLDTFVYFNGFFAKDDKHCYIVGRTLKGANAKTFEMLNECYATDYQSVWTSGGRFEPADISTFEVCDEGVHRTDRDRETSWEFSDGIRRVVRVEIPYGYAKDSKQVYYEDYHGKIKLLAKANPATFVSMNDGDFGKDDRSVYYGKSSLPKANPATWGKISHFYTKDDKRIYYLNKLIKEADYDTFEVVVLTSPEGYKLPYGKDKNQYYNYGNPLSEAEALYEVNRPL; encoded by the coding sequence ATGATGAAAATTACTAAGTTAGAGGCTAAGAAGCCCCCTTTTTTTGATATTGATATCCGCACTGTAGCAGATATTGACAAAGACCCGCGTTTTTATATGGTGGACACACAAGAAACGCCCTGCTATTGGACAGACGGCAAGCGAATATACTACCGCTATTCGGCTATAGAGAAGGCAAATCTTGATACTTTTGTTTATTTTAATGGCTTTTTTGCTAAAGATGACAAGCATTGTTATATCGTGGGGCGCACTCTTAAAGGGGCTAATGCTAAGACATTTGAAATGCTCAACGAGTGTTATGCTACCGATTATCAAAGTGTATGGACATCGGGAGGGCGCTTTGAGCCTGCTGATATTAGCACTTTTGAGGTGTGTGATGAGGGTGTACACAGGACGGATAGAGATAGAGAGACATCGTGGGAGTTTAGTGATGGTATCAGGCGAGTGGTGCGTGTAGAGATTCCGTATGGGTATGCCAAAGATAGCAAGCAGGTGTATTATGAGGATTATCACGGGAAGATAAAGCTACTTGCTAAGGCCAATCCGGCGACATTTGTCTCGATGAACGATGGTGATTTTGGGAAAGATGATAGGAGTGTTTACTATGGGAAGTCGTCTTTGCCTAAGGCAAATCCGGCGACTTGGGGAAAGATTTCGCATTTCTATACCAAAGATGATAAACGTATTTATTACCTGAACAAACTCATCAAAGAAGCAGATTACGATACTTTTGAGGTGGTAGTGCTCACTTCTCCAGAAGGATATAAACTGCCCTATGGCAAGGATAAAAACCAATATTACAATTATGGAAACCCTCTTAGCGAAGCAGAGGCTTTGTACGAAGTAAATAGACCCTTATAA